Proteins from a genomic interval of Nocardioides jishulii:
- a CDS encoding flagellar hook-basal body complex protein — MLRSLFSGISGLRVNQTMLDVTGNNIANANTTGFKSSTTVFQDTLSQLLGGATAANATGGGTNPTQVGLGVQLAATATNFGQGSAQTTGRATDLMIQGDGMFVVRKGNEQLYTRAGAFAFDETGVLVSPNGNRVQGYLLDAAGNPTGGLADVTLDVANAVPAVPAGVSMTSYQIGSDGKVRGIFSDGVQRDMAQIALANFTNVQGLEKVGETSFRASANSGAAQIGTPGEGQMGKIVGGALEMSNVDLAAEFTNLILAQRGFQASSRVITTSDQVLEELVNIKR, encoded by the coding sequence ATGCTCCGCTCACTCTTCTCCGGCATCTCCGGGCTCCGCGTCAACCAGACCATGCTCGACGTGACCGGCAACAACATCGCCAACGCCAACACCACCGGCTTCAAGTCCTCGACCACGGTCTTCCAGGACACCCTCAGCCAGCTGCTCGGTGGCGCCACCGCCGCCAACGCCACCGGCGGCGGCACCAACCCGACCCAGGTCGGCCTCGGCGTGCAGCTCGCCGCGACCGCCACCAACTTCGGTCAGGGCTCGGCCCAGACCACCGGCCGGGCCACCGACCTGATGATCCAGGGCGACGGCATGTTCGTCGTCCGCAAGGGCAACGAGCAGCTCTACACCCGTGCGGGCGCCTTCGCGTTCGACGAGACCGGCGTGCTGGTCAGTCCCAACGGCAACCGGGTGCAGGGCTACCTCCTCGACGCGGCCGGCAACCCCACGGGCGGCCTCGCCGACGTCACCCTCGACGTCGCCAACGCGGTCCCCGCCGTGCCTGCCGGCGTCAGCATGACCTCGTACCAGATCGGCAGCGACGGCAAGGTCCGCGGCATCTTCTCCGACGGCGTGCAGCGCGACATGGCGCAGATCGCCCTGGCCAACTTCACCAACGTCCAGGGCCTGGAGAAGGTCGGGGAGACCTCCTTCCGCGCCAGCGCCAACTCGGGCGCTGCGCAGATCGGCACCCCCGGTGAGGGCCAGATGGGCAAGATCGTGGGTGGCGCCCTGGAGATGTCCAACGTCGACCTCGCCGCTGAGTTCACCAACCTGATCCTCGCCCAGCGCGGCTTCCAGGCCAGCTCGCGAGTGATCACCACCTCCGACCAGGTGCTCGAGGAGCTCGTCAACATCAAGCGCTGA
- a CDS encoding flagellar FlbD family protein — MIMLTRLSGTPFVLNSDLIERIDATPDTVVTLADGTKYVVADSMPQVVDAVRTYRSEIVALSWQLDPSSGRTPAAAAPAPSHLATVAPLPGVEVEGTPEEEN; from the coding sequence ATGATCATGTTGACCCGTCTGTCAGGCACGCCGTTCGTGCTCAACTCAGACCTGATCGAACGCATCGACGCCACCCCCGACACCGTCGTGACGCTCGCCGACGGCACCAAGTACGTCGTGGCCGACTCGATGCCCCAGGTCGTCGACGCCGTGCGCACCTACCGCAGCGAGATCGTCGCGCTCTCCTGGCAGCTCGACCCGAGCTCGGGACGTACACCTGCGGCGGCAGCTCCCGCCCCCAGCCACCTGGCCACGGTAGCCCCGCTGCCGGGCGTCGAGGTCGAGGGCACTCCTGAGGAGGAGAACTGA
- a CDS encoding flagellar hook-length control protein FliK, translating into MTALPPLPASAAPAASAAGPSASSGAGSGGFLEMLLAALPGAAVAAPTTPATPTGTGTPTGLTGLPSEASDATVSRDQDADAETGPQAETEPVLPVPFSATPPVAVTEAVRLAEAPTGTTTDATEPRTDESGGRTFLLPGPVATPQGAALSAPVSLAGVSAASVPLADGIQPDSTTTATTTATSAATTAGATGVPASGAPSATSAPGIDISAMTPVQAVTTAPPIATAASAATATPTAAPPVADQVFGEVSRLVSRGDGTHRLTMTLSPEALGDVRVTLTLRNGEVTVDFAAGDEARRALLESAPELRRLLELTGASESRVTVRDGAGPGAGQAHDGPSTSGRGADEAHRDQDHHAGTRDGENAMDGNHRGPGDTRLPHDPVRSTRAAGLDLTL; encoded by the coding sequence ATGACCGCGCTTCCCCCGCTGCCGGCCAGCGCCGCTCCCGCCGCCAGCGCAGCCGGGCCGTCCGCCTCGTCGGGCGCCGGCTCGGGAGGCTTCCTCGAGATGCTGCTCGCGGCCCTGCCCGGCGCAGCTGTGGCTGCCCCCACCACCCCAGCCACCCCCACTGGCACGGGTACCCCGACGGGGCTCACCGGCCTCCCCTCCGAGGCGAGCGACGCGACTGTGTCCCGCGACCAGGACGCCGACGCGGAGACCGGTCCGCAGGCGGAGACCGAGCCGGTCCTGCCCGTGCCGTTCTCCGCGACCCCGCCGGTTGCCGTCACCGAGGCTGTCCGGCTGGCCGAGGCGCCCACCGGGACCACGACCGACGCCACCGAGCCCAGGACCGACGAGTCAGGCGGACGTACGTTCCTGCTGCCCGGCCCCGTCGCGACGCCGCAGGGGGCAGCGCTCTCCGCGCCGGTCTCCCTGGCTGGCGTCTCGGCCGCTTCGGTGCCGCTCGCGGACGGCATCCAGCCCGACTCCACGACCACCGCCACGACCACCGCCACGAGCGCTGCCACGACCGCCGGCGCCACCGGGGTGCCCGCCTCCGGTGCCCCGAGCGCGACTTCCGCACCGGGCATCGACATCTCGGCCATGACCCCGGTCCAGGCCGTGACCACAGCTCCGCCCATCGCAACCGCTGCCAGCGCCGCGACGGCGACCCCGACTGCGGCTCCGCCGGTGGCGGACCAGGTCTTCGGCGAGGTGTCGCGCCTCGTCTCCCGGGGCGACGGCACGCACCGGCTCACCATGACACTCAGCCCGGAGGCGCTCGGCGACGTACGCGTGACGCTCACCCTCCGCAACGGAGAGGTCACCGTCGACTTCGCGGCCGGCGACGAGGCCCGGCGCGCCCTGCTCGAGAGCGCGCCCGAGCTGCGCCGCCTGCTCGAGTTGACCGGTGCGAGCGAGAGCCGGGTCACCGTGCGCGACGGCGCCGGCCCAGGTGCGGGCCAGGCCCACGACGGCCCCTCCACCAGCGGCAGGGGCGCCGACGAGGCCCACCGCGACCAGGACCACCACGCAGGGACGCGTGACGGAGAGAACGCCATGGATGGCAACCACCGCGGACCAGGCGACACCCGCCTGCCGCACGACCCGGTCAGGTCGACCCGCGCTGCGGGCCTCGACCTGACCCTGTGA
- a CDS encoding flagellar motor switch protein FliM produces MSRPGTSGARARRRTRRAEPVPYDFRQPIQLSREHSRILQLGFDSFARQATTVFTSLLRTVCQMQLVSVQQLSYDEYIDSLQGPTYLTKFLAEPMSGQGMVAMPLGAAMASIDHMLGGPGSPVQPQRPLTEIESNVIASLMERLLHEMRYGLASIVDLELAATGVEYSPQFAQVGGAGDAMVVVVLDLRIAEQTHQVSLCLPFNGLLPHLVRAAAPAPVSDRERAKKAQAAEMLKAQFSLVPVDVSIRFRATHQDPHCLGSLKPGDVLRLAHPSTAPLDVVVDDTTFAHATAGAKGPRLAALIVDATKETR; encoded by the coding sequence GTGTCCCGCCCCGGGACCTCGGGCGCCCGTGCGCGCCGTCGTACGCGCCGGGCCGAGCCGGTGCCCTACGACTTCCGGCAGCCGATCCAGCTCTCCCGTGAGCACTCGCGCATCCTGCAGCTCGGGTTCGACTCCTTCGCCCGACAGGCGACGACGGTCTTCACCTCGCTGCTGCGCACCGTGTGCCAGATGCAGCTGGTCTCGGTCCAGCAGCTGAGCTACGACGAGTACATCGACTCGCTCCAGGGGCCCACCTACCTGACGAAGTTCCTCGCCGAGCCGATGAGCGGCCAGGGCATGGTCGCGATGCCGCTGGGCGCCGCCATGGCCAGCATCGACCACATGCTCGGCGGTCCGGGCTCGCCGGTGCAGCCGCAGCGGCCGCTGACCGAGATCGAGAGCAACGTCATCGCCAGCCTCATGGAGCGCCTGCTCCACGAGATGCGCTACGGCCTCGCGTCGATCGTGGACCTCGAGCTCGCCGCGACGGGCGTCGAGTACAGCCCCCAGTTCGCCCAGGTGGGGGGCGCCGGCGACGCGATGGTCGTGGTCGTCCTCGACCTGCGCATCGCCGAGCAGACCCACCAGGTGAGCCTCTGCCTCCCCTTCAACGGCCTGCTCCCGCACCTCGTCAGGGCTGCCGCCCCCGCGCCGGTCTCCGACCGTGAGCGGGCCAAGAAGGCCCAGGCCGCCGAGATGCTCAAGGCCCAGTTCTCGCTGGTGCCTGTCGACGTCTCGATCCGCTTCCGCGCGACCCACCAGGACCCGCACTGCCTCGGCTCGCTGAAGCCCGGTGACGTGCTGCGCCTCGCGCACCCCTCGACGGCACCCCTCGACGTCGTCGTCGACGACACCACCTTCGCCCACGCCACCGCGGGGGCCAAGGGCCCCCGCCTCGCCGCCCTCATCGTCGACGCCACCAAGGAAACCCGATGA
- the fliN gene encoding flagellar motor switch protein FliN: MTLSPDTALALAAAEAAAEVLPAVTPLTAAGAQQGTEHVTASFAGAATAQLTVGDGRTHRIAVLVGQDLVSALAESPLGGLDLAAATQPAVDAIAGVLGATARAGVVTEMSLVISDLAGPFTVVPLVGDGIDAAVLLPDALLSAPAATPAAVQPATATVPQQFGTASPQVFAGTAAAPASRGIEMLAGVDMEVTVELGRTRMTVRDLLALSPGTVLELDRAADGPADLLVNGRLIARGEVVVVDEDFGLRITEIIEEAGV; this comes from the coding sequence ATGACCCTCTCCCCCGACACCGCCCTCGCCCTCGCTGCCGCGGAGGCCGCCGCCGAGGTGCTGCCCGCGGTCACCCCGCTGACGGCCGCCGGCGCCCAGCAGGGCACCGAGCACGTCACCGCCTCGTTCGCCGGTGCCGCCACCGCCCAGCTCACGGTCGGGGACGGACGTACGCACCGCATCGCCGTCCTGGTCGGGCAGGACCTCGTGTCAGCGCTCGCCGAGAGCCCCCTGGGTGGCCTCGACCTGGCCGCCGCCACCCAGCCCGCGGTCGACGCGATCGCCGGGGTCCTGGGCGCCACCGCCCGCGCCGGCGTGGTGACCGAGATGTCCCTGGTCATCTCCGACCTGGCCGGTCCCTTCACCGTGGTCCCGCTGGTCGGCGACGGCATCGACGCCGCGGTGCTGCTGCCCGACGCGTTGCTCTCGGCTCCTGCGGCCACCCCCGCAGCCGTCCAGCCGGCGACCGCCACGGTTCCGCAGCAGTTCGGCACGGCCAGCCCCCAGGTCTTCGCGGGCACCGCCGCCGCTCCGGCCAGCCGCGGCATCGAGATGCTGGCCGGGGTCGACATGGAGGTCACCGTCGAGCTGGGCCGCACCCGGATGACGGTGCGCGACCTGCTCGCCCTCTCCCCCGGGACCGTGCTCGAGCTCGACCGCGCGGCCGACGGCCCGGCCGACCTGCTGGTCAACGGTCGTCTGATCGCCCGCGGCGAGGTCGTCGTCGTCGACGAGGACTTCGGCCTGCGGATCACCGAGATCATCGAGGAAGCAGGCGTCTGA
- a CDS encoding flagellar FliJ family protein, with protein MSARNLDRGMRAVERVRAVRERDSRIGLQQALAEREQRRARLADLNDQLASSPAWDEGDATSFRARRAAVLAIGAAAGAAGDQLGAAHRIADSAQAHWSTDKTRLAAVESLLARRAEVRRGERAHREAVELDDIAAQLWGRAQRVRPAASFPTTPASSSATPTRSPLDPQGAR; from the coding sequence GTGAGCGCCCGCAACCTCGACCGCGGCATGCGGGCCGTGGAGCGTGTCCGCGCGGTGCGCGAGCGCGACAGCCGGATCGGACTGCAGCAGGCGCTCGCCGAGCGCGAGCAGCGACGTGCCCGCCTCGCCGACCTGAACGACCAGCTGGCCAGTTCTCCCGCCTGGGACGAGGGTGACGCCACCTCCTTCCGCGCCCGCCGCGCCGCCGTCCTGGCGATCGGGGCAGCCGCCGGGGCGGCAGGCGACCAGCTCGGCGCCGCCCACCGCATCGCCGACTCCGCGCAGGCGCACTGGTCCACCGACAAGACCCGGCTCGCCGCCGTCGAGTCGCTGCTGGCCCGGCGGGCCGAGGTCAGGCGCGGCGAACGGGCGCACCGCGAGGCCGTCGAGCTCGACGACATCGCCGCCCAGCTGTGGGGGCGCGCCCAGCGCGTCAGGCCTGCCGCTTCCTTCCCCACAACTCCCGCCTCCTCCTCTGCCACCCCCACCCGTTCTCCCCTCGACCCGCAAGGTGCCCGATGA
- a CDS encoding flagellar biosynthetic protein FliQ produces MTDTTVIEIALQTMLVALKLSAPILVTSLVIGFTVSLFQSMTQIQEFTLAFVPKLIGVGVALLISGNWMLHTLVNFTLDLFEALPSMLG; encoded by the coding sequence GTGACCGACACCACCGTCATCGAGATCGCCCTGCAGACGATGCTGGTCGCCCTCAAGCTCTCCGCACCCATCCTGGTGACCTCGCTGGTCATCGGCTTCACGGTCTCGCTCTTCCAGTCGATGACCCAGATCCAGGAGTTCACGCTCGCCTTCGTGCCCAAGCTGATCGGTGTCGGCGTGGCCCTGCTGATCTCGGGCAACTGGATGCTGCACACCCTGGTCAACTTCACCCTTGACCTCTTCGAGGCGCTGCCCTCGATGCTCGGCTGA
- a CDS encoding flagellar basal body-associated FliL family protein: MTVTAMPPTAGEQTEAPEGKGKGKGKRKKIIVAVLVLVVGAAGWFFFLKPDAESAPVPGEVVVLDSIQVNLAAGHYLRLGLALQLTEEAHDINGSKALDAAITVFSGLEIADVARGEQREELREELMEKLDEAYHGEVLEVFYTEFVTQ, from the coding sequence ATGACGGTGACGGCGATGCCACCCACGGCAGGCGAGCAGACCGAGGCCCCGGAAGGCAAGGGCAAGGGCAAGGGGAAGCGCAAGAAGATCATTGTCGCGGTGCTGGTCCTGGTGGTCGGCGCAGCGGGATGGTTCTTCTTCCTCAAGCCCGACGCCGAGAGCGCCCCGGTCCCCGGCGAGGTGGTGGTGCTGGACTCGATCCAGGTGAACCTCGCCGCCGGCCACTACCTGCGCCTGGGCCTGGCACTGCAGCTCACCGAGGAAGCCCACGACATCAACGGCAGCAAGGCCCTGGACGCCGCCATCACGGTCTTCAGCGGCCTCGAGATCGCTGACGTCGCCCGTGGTGAGCAGCGCGAGGAGTTGCGCGAGGAGCTGATGGAGAAGCTCGACGAGGCCTACCACGGCGAGGTGCTCGAGGTGTTCTACACCGAGTTCGTCACGCAGTGA
- a CDS encoding motility protein A: protein MDPATLIGIILAFAVIAIANLLEGGDPTAMFLLPPMLLVFGATLAITVAGGTVADAKHALVSLKHAFTGKPASSADLVPVVVSLAERARREGLLALEDSLREIDDPFLVKGMTLAIDGTDPEEVREILEAEVYAKKAQDKHAAKFFGDAGAYAPTIGIVGTVMGLVHVLESLAEPEKLGHLIGAAFLATLWGVFSANVLWLPISNRLKRLSELETTRMEVAIEGIAAIQSGSNPRVVAQKLTSLLPAGQHAEAA from the coding sequence ATGGATCCGGCCACCCTGATCGGCATCATCCTGGCCTTCGCGGTGATCGCGATCGCCAACCTCCTCGAGGGCGGCGACCCCACGGCGATGTTCCTGCTGCCCCCGATGCTCCTGGTCTTCGGAGCCACCCTGGCGATCACCGTCGCCGGTGGCACCGTCGCCGACGCCAAGCACGCCCTGGTCTCCCTCAAGCACGCCTTCACCGGCAAGCCCGCCAGCTCCGCCGACCTCGTGCCCGTCGTCGTCTCCCTGGCCGAGCGCGCCCGCCGCGAGGGCCTGCTCGCGCTCGAGGACTCGCTGCGCGAGATCGACGACCCGTTCCTGGTCAAGGGCATGACCCTGGCCATCGACGGGACCGACCCCGAGGAGGTCCGCGAGATCCTCGAGGCCGAGGTCTACGCCAAGAAGGCCCAGGACAAGCACGCGGCCAAGTTCTTCGGCGACGCTGGCGCCTACGCCCCCACCATCGGCATCGTCGGCACGGTCATGGGCCTCGTGCACGTGCTCGAGAGCCTCGCCGAGCCCGAGAAGCTCGGCCACCTGATCGGCGCCGCCTTCCTCGCGACCCTGTGGGGCGTCTTCTCCGCCAACGTGCTGTGGCTGCCCATCAGCAACCGCCTCAAGCGCCTGAGCGAGCTCGAGACCACCCGCATGGAGGTCGCCATCGAGGGCATCGCCGCCATCCAGTCCGGCTCCAACCCCCGGGTCGTGGCGCAGAAGCTGACGTCGCTCCTCCCCGCGGGACAGCACGCCGAGGCGGCCTGA
- a CDS encoding flagellar biosynthetic protein FliO yields the protein MLELTLRLIFSLAVVVGLLLLLARFGARRFSGGAGSLVNVVHRQPLSRTSAVAVVTVGSRVLVLGTTEQQVSVLAELDPEELVTEEQVAEALAVPTSGSTDASDTAGAEAPTASLPATQALTPPKHLGNQPGFGGLNGSVLSPSTWKQALAALSTPTRKAS from the coding sequence GTGCTCGAACTCACCCTCCGGCTGATCTTCTCGCTGGCCGTCGTCGTCGGGCTGCTCCTGCTGCTCGCCCGTTTCGGTGCTCGCCGCTTCTCCGGTGGGGCCGGCAGCCTGGTGAACGTGGTGCACCGCCAGCCCCTGAGCCGTACGTCGGCCGTCGCGGTCGTGACCGTGGGCAGCCGCGTGCTCGTGCTCGGCACGACCGAGCAGCAGGTCAGCGTGCTGGCCGAGCTCGACCCGGAGGAGCTCGTCACCGAGGAGCAGGTCGCGGAGGCGCTCGCAGTCCCGACCTCGGGCTCCACCGACGCCAGCGACACCGCCGGTGCCGAGGCGCCGACTGCCTCGCTGCCCGCGACCCAGGCCCTGACGCCCCCCAAGCACCTGGGGAACCAGCCCGGCTTCGGTGGGCTGAACGGGTCCGTCCTCTCCCCCAGCACCTGGAAGCAGGCGTTGGCCGCCCTCTCGACTCCCACCAGGAAGGCGTCGTGA
- a CDS encoding OmpA/MotB family protein, giving the protein MARRTRREIEEEHENHERWMVTYADMVTLLMVLFIVMFAMSQVDEEKYGALKQGLATGFGGQSATVMDGSRALLDKEGSAPVTPLPNGDDPELTAEQRRAVDAAVTRQEQLRRQRAYGDVEAEVDRLVEIRDRLERAMRRGGLGRDVVTTIDNRGLVVSLVSRHVVFEADRAELTPRGTQVVNTLATVLRRIPDPLQVDGHTNQVPVKPKYYATDWDLSAARAITVLRHLDETQGIKGSRLTASAFGHEKPLVDPARAGSQRINKRVDIVVLSSLPAESRELLEQAAKQRGGRT; this is encoded by the coding sequence ATGGCTCGCCGCACACGCCGCGAGATCGAGGAGGAGCACGAGAACCACGAGCGGTGGATGGTCACCTACGCCGACATGGTGACGCTCCTGATGGTGCTCTTCATCGTCATGTTCGCGATGAGCCAGGTCGACGAGGAGAAGTACGGGGCCCTGAAGCAGGGGCTCGCCACCGGCTTCGGCGGCCAGTCAGCCACCGTGATGGACGGCTCCCGGGCCCTGCTCGACAAGGAGGGCAGCGCCCCGGTCACGCCTCTCCCCAACGGGGACGACCCCGAGCTCACCGCCGAGCAGCGCCGGGCGGTGGACGCCGCGGTCACCCGCCAGGAGCAGCTGCGCCGGCAGCGCGCGTACGGCGACGTCGAGGCCGAGGTCGACCGACTGGTGGAGATCCGCGACCGGCTGGAGCGGGCCATGCGCCGAGGCGGCCTGGGGCGTGACGTGGTCACCACCATCGACAACCGTGGCCTGGTGGTCAGCCTGGTCTCGCGCCACGTCGTCTTCGAGGCCGACCGCGCCGAGCTGACCCCGCGCGGCACCCAGGTGGTCAACACCCTCGCGACGGTGCTGCGCCGCATCCCGGACCCGCTCCAGGTCGACGGCCACACCAACCAGGTGCCGGTGAAGCCGAAGTACTACGCCACCGACTGGGACCTGTCGGCGGCCCGCGCCATCACCGTCCTGCGGCACCTGGACGAGACCCAGGGCATCAAGGGCTCGCGCCTGACGGCGTCGGCCTTCGGCCACGAGAAGCCGCTGGTCGACCCGGCCAGGGCTGGGTCCCAGCGCATCAACAAACGAGTCGACATCGTCGTCCTCTCCTCGCTCCCGGCCGAGAGCCGCGAGCTGCTGGAGCAGGCCGCGAAGCAACGAGGAGGCAGGACATGA
- the fliP gene encoding flagellar type III secretion system pore protein FliP (The bacterial flagellar biogenesis protein FliP forms a type III secretion system (T3SS)-type pore required for flagellar assembly.) — protein MSSTPPRRSLARLLLGLPLVVLGLCALLTWPATAATAAGTGATTDAYAALTTLDLERGMLMADPGGPDGPAGPSSSVTVELDDLTKNPSTSVVVILAMTLLSLLPAILLTCTSFTKILVVLGLTRNALGLQQTPNNQVLAGLALFLSLFIMGPVLSQMNDVGLQPYLAGDKTVTVAMDDGIEPLREFMLDQSGDEELLLLTNVAGRDLPDDRADVALTTLVPAFVLSELKEAFIIGFVIFIPFLVIDIVVSGALMALGMMMMPPVMVSLPFKLLLFVLVDGWGLVISSLVASYGGSG, from the coding sequence GTGAGCTCCACGCCCCCGCGCCGGTCGTTGGCCCGCCTGCTGCTCGGCCTGCCCCTGGTGGTGCTGGGACTCTGTGCGCTGCTCACGTGGCCGGCGACTGCGGCGACCGCTGCCGGCACGGGCGCCACGACCGACGCGTACGCAGCCCTGACCACCCTCGACCTCGAGCGCGGCATGCTGATGGCCGACCCGGGCGGTCCCGACGGTCCTGCCGGCCCGTCCAGCTCGGTGACCGTGGAGCTCGACGACCTGACCAAGAACCCGAGCACCTCGGTCGTCGTCATCCTGGCGATGACGCTCCTCTCGCTGCTCCCGGCGATCCTGCTCACCTGCACCAGCTTCACCAAGATCCTCGTGGTGCTGGGCCTCACCCGCAATGCGCTGGGCCTGCAGCAGACGCCGAACAACCAGGTGCTGGCCGGTCTGGCGCTCTTCCTCAGCCTCTTCATCATGGGCCCCGTCCTGAGCCAGATGAACGACGTCGGCCTGCAGCCCTACCTGGCCGGCGACAAGACCGTCACGGTGGCCATGGACGACGGGATCGAGCCGCTGCGCGAGTTCATGCTCGACCAGTCGGGCGACGAGGAGCTGCTGCTGCTCACCAACGTCGCCGGCCGCGACCTGCCCGACGACCGCGCCGACGTCGCCCTCACCACGCTCGTGCCGGCCTTCGTGCTGAGCGAGCTGAAGGAGGCCTTCATCATCGGCTTCGTCATCTTCATCCCGTTCCTGGTGATCGACATCGTCGTCTCCGGCGCCCTGATGGCGCTGGGCATGATGATGATGCCGCCGGTGATGGTGTCGCTGCCGTTCAAGCTGCTCCTCTTCGTCCTCGTGGACGGGTGGGGCCTGGTGATCTCCTCCTTGGTCGCCAGTTACGGCGGGAGTGGCTAG
- a CDS encoding flagellar hook capping FlgD N-terminal domain-containing protein — translation MSIPATEAVTPGLFGTGATATQTTQDKDMFLQLLVTQMRYQDPLNPTDSSQFLAQTAQFTSLEKMQAVADQTALLLASQMAFGASGLVGRHVTYTDADGKVQKGTVSGVTFGASGPVLDIDGAEVPLGSIVSVTDGTATPDATTDSD, via the coding sequence GTGTCGATCCCGGCCACCGAGGCCGTGACTCCGGGACTGTTCGGCACCGGAGCCACTGCGACTCAGACCACCCAGGACAAGGACATGTTCCTGCAGCTCCTGGTCACCCAGATGCGCTACCAGGACCCGCTCAACCCCACCGACTCCAGCCAGTTCCTGGCCCAGACGGCGCAGTTCACGTCGCTGGAGAAGATGCAGGCCGTGGCTGACCAGACCGCGCTGCTGCTCGCCTCCCAGATGGCCTTCGGGGCCAGTGGGCTCGTCGGGCGCCACGTCACCTACACCGACGCCGACGGCAAGGTCCAGAAGGGCACGGTCTCCGGCGTGACCTTCGGCGCCTCCGGCCCGGTGCTCGACATCGACGGCGCCGAGGTGCCGTTGGGCTCCATCGTGTCGGTCACCGACGGGACAGCCACTCCCGACGCGACCACCGACTCCGACTGA
- a CDS encoding transglycosylase SLT domain-containing protein, giving the protein MSVADVTSRISEIQSQLTLLAPSPSSLSTGQAAFSAALEGALLDTGSTAGGTGGGTAAGEAVVDEAKKYLGIPYVWGGTDPSKGLDCSGLVQLVYRNLGYELPRVSYQQAAAGRPVASMAQAQPGDLIAWDNSSRNKGVDHIAIYIGNGKMIEAPRTGLDVRIIDVPTTPDVIRRIVPDAGLAGVQPASVPGLPAGGAAFAPLFATAGATHGVSPALLAAVARQESGFDPTAVSPAGAQGLMQLMPATAQGLGVSNSFDPGQAVDGAARLLRDLLDRFGSTDLALAAYNAGPGAVMRHGGIPPYQETQNYVRSIMAMLEGAR; this is encoded by the coding sequence ATGAGCGTCGCCGACGTGACCAGTCGGATCTCCGAGATCCAGAGCCAGCTCACGCTGCTCGCCCCCAGCCCGTCCAGCCTCTCCACCGGGCAGGCGGCCTTCAGCGCCGCCCTCGAGGGCGCCCTCCTCGACACCGGGAGCACCGCCGGCGGGACCGGCGGCGGCACCGCCGCTGGCGAGGCTGTGGTCGACGAGGCGAAGAAGTACCTCGGCATCCCCTACGTCTGGGGCGGCACCGACCCGTCGAAGGGGCTGGACTGCTCGGGCCTGGTCCAGCTGGTCTACCGCAACCTGGGCTACGAGCTGCCGCGCGTCTCCTACCAGCAGGCCGCTGCCGGCCGACCGGTGGCGAGCATGGCCCAGGCCCAGCCCGGCGACCTGATCGCCTGGGACAACTCGAGCCGCAACAAGGGCGTCGACCACATCGCCATCTACATCGGCAACGGGAAGATGATCGAGGCGCCGCGCACCGGTCTCGACGTCCGGATCATCGACGTGCCCACCACCCCCGACGTGATCCGTCGGATCGTTCCCGACGCCGGACTCGCAGGCGTGCAGCCGGCGTCCGTGCCCGGCCTGCCGGCCGGCGGCGCAGCGTTCGCCCCGCTCTTCGCCACGGCCGGGGCCACGCACGGGGTCTCCCCCGCCCTGCTCGCTGCCGTCGCCCGTCAGGAGTCCGGCTTCGACCCGACCGCGGTCAGCCCCGCCGGCGCCCAGGGGCTCATGCAGCTGATGCCCGCGACTGCGCAGGGCCTCGGAGTGAGCAACTCCTTCGACCCGGGTCAGGCCGTCGACGGCGCCGCACGGCTGCTGCGCGACCTGCTCGACCGCTTCGGCAGCACCGACCTGGCGCTGGCTGCGTACAACGCCGGGCCGGGCGCGGTGATGCGGCACGGCGGCATCCCGCCCTACCAGGAGACGCAGAACTACGTGCGATCGATCATGGCGATGCTGGAGGGGGCCCGATGA